Genomic segment of Microcebus murinus isolate Inina chromosome 14, M.murinus_Inina_mat1.0, whole genome shotgun sequence:
CTCTTTTCTGTCAGTCAAAGAGATATGTGGATTCACCTATATGAAATGCTTTCATGAAGTGCGGGTGTGTTGCATCTCCCACCTTTCCTTCATCCGccaatgtttctttttctgtaatagATGATTCAACACGCGTTCCTCTTGGAAAAGGCAAGGACTACATCAATGCTAGCTATATTAGAATAGTCAATTATGAAGAAgagtatttttatattgcttCCCAAGGACCACTGCCAGGCACCGTAGATGACTTTTGGCAAATggttttggaaaataattctaatatcATTGCCATGATAACCAGAGAGATAGAAAGTGGAATTATGAAATGCTACCATTACTGGCCTACTTCTCTGAAGAAGCCTTTGGAATTGAAATGCCTCCGTATCTTCCTGGAGAACTACCAGATACTTCAGTATTTCACCGTTCGAATGTTTCAGATTGTGGAGAAGTCTGTAAGTCTTTGAAAAATCAGTATTAGATGTATGTTTCACTACACAAGCAGATGTGTTAGGACTAAAAGTTAAGAGTAGGATGAAAAACAAGACTGAGAATACTTTTTTAggtaaatttttacttttccctGGGACCAGAAACTAAGCCACCACTATTTCTGCTTTTGCTTAACCAGACCCTGactggagagaagaaaaaattagaaaggagaATTGGGGTGGGAAGAGTGAGTATTAGAAGTTGTCTGATTCTAGGATGTAATTCAACTGTTTTTGCTGAATGTAGAGATGTTTTAAGTACTTAAGGTGTGCCTATCCCTGAGCTGTGCCTGGTGCACTCACTGATACCTCAATTACTGTGGTCAGTGGCAATTTGAGATTATAAGGGATACTTTGAGATTATAAGGGATACTTTGAGGGCTTATAAGGGAAGTACTTAGCTTAGCTTGAGGTTTGGGGAAAGGTTTACTGCAGGAGGTAACATCTGGTTTGAGAATGACCCAAATGAGAAAGATGGAAGGAGGAAGTAGGTAATCAAATATTAAATAGGATGGAGTAtctatagagaaatataaatagttAAGTATTTCTGGAATGAAAAAGTTCAATTACAGGGAATAATGAGAGATGAGGCTATAGAAAGTAAGCAAGGGTAAGCTGGAACATGAAATGTCTTAGATTTCAGCTAGTAAGCATAAACTTTATTATGAAGGTAATTGGGAGACATTGAAGAATTTAGTAAGAGTGGCATGATCAGCTAGGACATTTGGCATTGGCATGGAGAGCACAGATAATGTTTTGCAGATAAAACTAACTGGTAGACATACATGACTTACGACTTGTGACTTATAGGTAATAGGAGGGGTTTGAAATTATGCTATTCAAGATGGTAACCACATATGGCTATTTACGTTTAAATTTgagttatttaaatttatataaaataacaaattcagtTCCTTACTTATAGTAGCAGCATTTCTAGTGCTATTAGTCACATGTTAtgagtggctaccatattgaacatACAGATTTAGAACATTTGTATCACCATAGGAAATTCTGTTGGGAAGCATTGGTCTAGAATAATTCATGGATTTCTTTGCTCAAGTAGATTTGGAAAATAGGAAAGGAATGGTTTATAGGAGAAAGTAATGAGTTATATTACTCTAATGGATTGCATTAGCAGGTAAGTGATATATGTGTTCAAGTGAGTGAAAAGAGTAGGAGTTGAACAGGAAGCTTGAAGACAGTGGTGAGGCTTGGAGTCATCACCAAAGAGGTTGATTGGTACACAGACAATAACCAAGAAAAGAGTAACTGAGTGATGCTGAGGTTGGACATATAACTTTGCAATGGCAACAAAATGTGCAACTATGTGATTATTTGCTTTGCAGTAGCATAATTTATAGGCTCACTGAACACAGGTATGGGACTGACCCAGAGTGAGATGTTGTCTAGTACATGTGGCAAGATGCAAAAGATCAAAGGAGTTGAGAGTTTGGTGAAGAGAATACATTCAGATAATCAGCCATGAAGTCAAAATCATTTAGGGATATGAATGGAATCAGGGGGCCAGTCAGCTAGAGGTAAATTGAGGATGGAAAGGACTGGAGAGCTCCATTTGGCCACGTTGTTGTTGTGAAGCACAAATGGGGTGTCAGCAAGAGCTTCTGGTCCTAAATTCATGACTGGAGTTGTAGGACTGGAAAATTTTGATTCTAGATGATGGTAAGTCCAAGGAGTGGTCATCATTGTGGGAATAAGAAGAAAGGAGGTGATCTCCCctgcaagagagaaataaaaatgtcatggaGTTAGTGTCTGCAGGGCTGATGAGACACTGAATTTGCCCTGGACGATGCCAGAATATGTGGCAGGGAGAAGGCTAGGATCTTCAGTGAATGTGAAGGCTTGATCAGGAGGTTGAGCCACTTGGTTATGGCAATGAGAAGATGAAGCTAAGAGGTATGAAACTCATAAGGAAGAAGGGTTTATATACAAGGAAAAGGGATAATGAATTGCAAAAAGAAGTAGGCAGCAAGGGATGTCTTGAATGCTTCTACTTTCCTGGGATAGAAGACAGACAAAGTCTTAACTCTTAGAACATTTAGAGTCTGGTAGGGAAGGAAGACACTAAATGagtcacttcctttttttttttatttcggcatatgatgggggtacagattttaaggtttcaataaatgcccttccccccctccccccacaagtctgagtctccagcatgaccatcccccagacggtgcacatctcactcattatatatgtatatacccaccccccacccccctgcccaataccctattactgtagtacctatgtgtccacttaggtgctactcatttaataccagtttgctggtgagtatatgtggtgcttgtttttccattcttgggatacttcacttagtagtatgggttccagctctaaccaggaaaatataagatgtgctatattaccgttgtttcttagagctgaatagtactctgtggtgtacatataccacattttattaatccattcttggattgatgggcacttgggctgcttccacagccttgcaattatgaattgtgctgctataaacattcgagtgcaggtgccacTTCTAAATGACATGTATGCTTGGAGAATATAGGCCAGATGGGAGGCACGGAGCAATGGTCTCTCTGAAAGGTCAATGTGTAGAGCTGTGGCAAGATTTGGGCTGAGGCCCGCAAGCTTCAGAACCCAGGGTTTACTTTGGAGAGGCTGCATCAGGTGCACTGTTTTCATGTCACCGGGGAAGGAAATCCATGAGGTCCACCTTTGTGCAGATTCTCAATGGTCAGTGGTGACAGGAGAGATTTAACCCCTAAAATACATGATCTAGTGATACCAATCCTCAACTTAGTGTCTTCACAAAATTTTCAAGTGTTTCCCTCATCTAGTTTCATGTATCAGTGATTCAGACTTGAGTTTCTATTTGATATTAAGTTCaaagatgttttaaatataacCCCTCCTTCCCACTGCCATTTACAGATTTCTGCCACTGTAGAATGCCATATAATACAGAAATCATTAATAACCTAAGTGACTTGAGTGTTTTCTAGTGTTATGATTCTAGGTAGAAAATTGTATTAGATAAGTCAGTATAGgattagagttctccagagaaacacaaTGAATAGCACGTATGGAAATAGAGGGAGAGACTGCTTTTCAGGAACTGGCTGAAGTGATTGTGGCAGGTTGGCAAATCTGCAGGGGGGAGCATGGACTGGAAACCGAGGGAGGAATTGCAGTTCGAGTGCAGAGCAGCTGCTGGCAGAGTTCCTTCTTGCTCACAGCAGGTTGGTCTTCATTCTGTCAAGGCCTTCAGTGGGTTAGATGAGGCCAGCCACATTATGGGGGGTAATCTGTTTTAATCAAAGTGTGCCTATTTAAACGTTAATTGCATccaaaaaaataccttcacagaaatgtctagaataatgtttgaccaaatctGGGTACTGTGGGCCAGCTAAGttaacacaaaattaaccatcacaaattTCAGTAGGTACTTTGGATTAGAATAGGGCTCTGAACACTAGCATCTTTATTCAGGAAACTCAGGAAAATAGAGGTGCATGAGGCAGAAGCAGAGGAGGAGTGAGGAACCCATTCTGAGTTTTTCGGTGTAGGTCCCAAGTGAGCTATGACGAGGGCTTTGCACTGAGAAAAGGGTGACATCCCTTTGGGTGGGATTCAGGTGAGCTCAAAGTGCTTCATCTGCCAGCCCTGAGTAGAGCCGCACGACTACACTGCCAGGGGGCCTAGCACGACAGCCAGGGCCACAGTCTACTCTCATGGTCAGTAACTGCTCGGTCCTCATTGCCAGAAGAGGTTGGTGCCTCCCTGGTCAGGGACCTACCTATTCTAATCAAATTTGGTATATAATATTTAAGTTAAGACAGGTTGTCTTTTGGCCTTATTCCTAAAACGTCAGCCCATCTTTTACTCTAAGTGTTTTGAAATCTTGGCTTTCCTGCAGCCTCATGGCGCACAGGAGAGTGGTAGGTTGGGATGCAGGAGGCCTGCATTTCAGTGGCAGCTCTAAACGTGGGAGTCCTGAGCTAGTATGCGTCTTAATCCCCTCAGCCTTACTCTTGTATTTGCAAAAGGGTGGTAAAATAGTGCCTACCACACGTGGTCAAtgcgaggattaaatgaggcaatgCACATGAAGCCCTTAGCTTTCCTGACATCTAGTAAGTGCATAATTTATGTTACCTAttagtgttcttatttttattattgttactgtgttctcctttgtaaaatggaaaaaaacttcTATTCCTGGTAACTTTCAGAATTCTTAAACATCAAGATGAGGTTTGAGCACTCTTTGAAAGCTCTGTATAATGTTAATATAGTACCACATGGCCACAATATTATTGCTGTTGGCATATTAAACATTGAAAGGAGATTTGTAATATAAGAAACTGATAaagctctctctctgtctctctaacAGACAGGAACTAGTCACTTTGTGAAACACTTGCAGTTCACCAAGTGGCCAGACCATGGCACTCCTGCCTCAGCAGATGGTTTCATAAAATACGCTCGTTACGTGAGGAAGAGCCACCTTACAGGACCCATGGTTGTTCACTGCAGTGCTGGCGTAGGCCGGACAGGGGTGTTCATATGTGTGGATGTCGTGTTCTGTGCCATCGAAAAGAACTACTCAGTAAGTGCGGGAGTCGATGTTGGCAAACACACTACTTTTAACAGCCTGACGATATTGGAAGACTGATATTCAGCCTTCAAGAGCGACTTGGTAAATTGAAAGCACATGTGCGTGGGATACTTGGTTCTCACTGAGCTCATTGCAGGTGactggggttgctgtgaggatgaaaGCACCTAATGTAAATAAATGACTTAGAACATGGCAGATACACAGTCAATGTGAGTgcattctccttttccttccctccaccccacacaTGGTTTTTAGAACTTGCTAGAGGATGTTGATGAAGTGTGCCTGTTTTTAATGAACATAAAtaacatgcacatgtgtgtgttagAAGACGATGTATACTTCAGAGTTAATGAGAGATCTGTGGGTTTGACTGCCAGTTTGCCACATGCTTTAGATTTTGGTGATTTTGTATACATTGTTCAACCTCTCTCAAACCCCGTTTtcatgtaaaatgaggataataatactgTTGCCTTTGACTCAATCATTACTAATCCTTTACTATCCTCCTTAATTTGGAACCAGCTAAGAGAGAGAAACATGAATCAGactattttctgtattatttatgtattattatatttttatttttcaaattttatttattaaaatagatcacatctgtgttctttttcttttaattttagttgaCTTGTGAGAATTGTACATCTTTATGGggtacagagtgatatttcaatatatgtaGACTATGTGCATATCTATCACCtctaacatttataatttttttttgtgctAGGAACATTCAGTGTCCTTGTAGCTTTTTgaaaatgcacaataaattatACTTAGCCATATTCATCCTAccgtgctatagaacactagaagtCATTTCTCCTATCTGGCTGTCattttgtatctgttaaccaacctgtctcctcctctccctcctacACTTCCCAACCTCTAATAACCACAATTCTGCTCTCTATTTCCACGAACTCAATTATTTTCTAGcacccacatatgaatgagaacatatgatatttatttttctgtgcctgacttatttcttTGGACATAATGCCCTCCAGGCTCAACCATATCACCATGTATGACAGTATATCATTATTCAATATGGCTGAATAGAATCCC
This window contains:
- the LOC142860948 gene encoding tyrosine-protein phosphatase non-receptor type 20-like isoform X4, encoding MVLENNSNIIAMITREIESGIMKCYHYWPTSLKKPLELKCLRIFLENYQILQYFTVRMFQIVEKSTGTSHFVKHLQFTKWPDHGTPASADGFIKYARYVRKSHLTGPMVVHCSAGVGRTGVFICVDVVFCAIEKNYSFDIMNIATQMREQRPGMIQTQEQYHFCYEIVLKVLQKLLTLD